The Drechmeria coniospora strain ARSEF 6962 chromosome 02, whole genome shotgun sequence genome has a segment encoding these proteins:
- a CDS encoding pentatricopeptide repeat protein, with translation MPSRSLNGCACLRWAIRATGRGQVTIESSTVRSASASWALGSRRHTTSSAAEPLDVPQSLQVELAGFKATDRREKAKLQRIVNKHLTYMDDPWKIAHHVEQTLQKDRFDEALLLTQQASRDRQVEVAWNHLIGYQFGKQQLKGGIKLFNDMKKRGQLPNMQTFTIIFRGCARSQHPKAAVAEAVKHYNMLMADKRLQPNSIHLNAVLNVCARAGDLDSMFLIADSVNDSTRAPTSYTYTTILNALRHSMLKEIKDLTSEQQAANVEKTVSRAKGLWAEVVDKWGRGRLTIDEELVCSMGRVLLLPSTRQGKREVLDLLQQTMGIPNLTKTLGSNMAQEEDTRTIAAPGSKGSNAVPGRNTLALVLTTLASARLTTIGIKYWNLLVRNYGIVPDQDNWLRMLGMLKCAKASAHAAAILDIMPDEYVDAKSYGIAMETCVRDNINPNAIQNSAAILDSMMNRLPVPDVHALRLFLRVALVSHFHLRAKSKNGDEVAAKREYGIQITTALARLWEPYKKVHYHYFKATPRPSDAKEDRALYNCKREVVSIARLMFSAFNKVINERMLPEKNLRELRPIGAKINREIQRFYSNREETEPKLCATSKEGHSSEAMEEEHDDAEKFQFRPGGDFVWGTSRGPPRTSPRTTGNHLGAGSSTAKG, from the exons ATGCCAAGTCGCTCTCTGAATGGTTGTGCGTGTTTGCGCTGGGCTATCCGTGCCACCGGGCGCGGACAGGTCACTATCGAGAGCTCGACTGTGCGCAGCGCTTCCGCCTCTTGGGCATTGGGCAGCCGAAGGCATACGACCTCATCGGCCGCAGAACCACTGGATGTGCCGCAAAGCTTGCAGGTTGAGCTGGCCGGCTTTAAAGCAACGGATAGGAGAGAAAAGGCAAAGCTTCAGCGGATAGTGAACAAGCACCTCACCTACATGGACGACCCGTGGAAGATAGCCCACCATGTCGAACAAACCCTACAGAAGGACCGCTTCGACGAGGCTTTGCTCCTAACGCAACAAGCCAGCAGGGATCGACAGGTAGAAGTCGCTTGGAACCACCTGATCGGCTACCAGTTTGGCAAGCAGCAACTGAAAGGGGGCATAAAACTTTTCAACGAT ATGAAGAAACGCGGCCAGCTACCAAACATGCAGACCTTTACCATTATATTCCGCGGTTGTGCGAGATCGCAGCATCCCaaagccgccgtcgccgaagctGTGAAGCACTACAACATGCTCATGGCCGACAAACGCCTGCAGCCGAACTCGATTCACCTGAACGCCGTGCTCAACGTCTGCGCCAGGGCGGGTGACCTAGACTCCATGTTTCTAATTGCTGATAGCGTAAACGATTCGACGCGCGCGCCAACCTCTTATACTTATACGACCATCCTCAACGCTCTGCGCCACAGCATGCTGAAGGAAATAAAAGACCTGACTTCTGAGCAGCAGGCCGCCAATGTGGAAAAGACTGTTAGTCGTGCCAAGGGATTGTGGGCCGAAGTTGTCGACAAATGGGGACGTGGCCGCCTGACGATTGATGAGGAGCTCGTTTGCTCCATGGGCCGCGTGCTACTGCTGCCCTCCACGCGCCAGGGCAAGCGCGAGGTGTTGGATTTGTTGCAGCAGACAATGGGCATCCCAAATCTGACCAAGACGCTCGGTTCGAACATGGCTCAAGAGGAAGACACACGCACCATTGCTGCCCCGGGCTCCAAGGGTTCGAACGCCGTCCCCGGTCGAAATACCCTCGCGCTGGTTCTCACCACCCTGGCCTCGGCCAGGCTCACCACCATCGGCATCAAGTATTGGAACCTCTTGGTCCGCAATTACGGCATTGTCCCCGATCAGGATAATTGGCTCCGCATGTTGGGGATGCTCAAGTGTGCCAAGGCGAGCGCGCACGCCGCCGCGATCCTTGACATCATGCCTGACGAGTACGTCGACGCCAAGTCGTATGGCATCGCCATGGAGACTTGCGTCCGTGACAACATCAACCCGAACGCGATACAAAACTCGGCCGCTATTCTCGACTCTATGATGAATCGCCTCCCTGTGCCTGACGTACACGCCCTCCGCCTCTTCCTGCGCGTCGCTCTTGTCAGCCACTTCCACCTCCGCGCCAAATCTAAGAATGGTGACGAGGTTGCCGCCAAACGGGAGTACGGCATCCAGATCACGACAGCCCTCGCGCGTCTCTGGGAGCCCTACAAGAAGGTCCACTACCACTACTTCAAGGCCACGCCCCGACCATCCGATGCGAAGGAGGATCGCGCTCTGTACAACTGCAAGCGAGAAGTGGTTTCCATTGCGCGCCTGATGTTCAGCGCCTTCAATAAGGTCATCAATGAACGCATGCTGCCGGAAAAAAACCTTCGTGAGCTGCGGCCCATCGGGGCCAAGATCAATCGGGAGATCCAACGTTTCTACTCCAACCGTGAGGAAACGGAACCCAAGCTGTGCGCAACGTCCAAGGAGGGGCACTCATCAGAAGCGATGGAGGAAGAACACGACGACGCTGAGAAATTCCAGTTCAGGCCCGGTGGTGACTTTGTGTGGGGCACCTCCCGTGGCCCTCCTCGTACGAGCCCACGCACTACTGGAAACCACTTGGGAGCTGGTAGCAGCACCGCCAAAGGTTGA
- a CDS encoding Ribosomal protein L34Ae, which produces MVSQRVTYRRRNPYNTRSNRTRVVKTPGGELRLLHIKKRGTVPKCGDCGSKLSGIPALRPREYSQISKPQKTVQRAYGGSRCGGCVRDRIVRAFLIEEQKIVKKVLKEQEQSQKKK; this is translated from the exons ATGGTGTCCCAAAGAGTTACCTACCGCCGTCGCAACCC ATACAACACTCGATCCAACCGGACCCGAGTCGTTAAGACTCCCGGTGGCGAGCTCCGTCTGTTGCACATCAAGAAGCGCGGCACAGTTCCTAAATGCGGTGACTGCGGTTCCAAGCTCTCTGGC ATTCCCGCTCTCCGTCCCCGAGAATATTCCCAGATCTCGAAGCCCCAGAAGACTGTCCAGAGAGCCTACGGCGGTTCCAGGTGCGGCGGTTGCGTTCGCGATCGCATCGTCCGCGCCTTCCTCATCGAGGAGCAGAAGATTGTCAAGAAGGTGTtgaaggagcaggagcagagCCAGAAGAAGAAATGA
- a CDS encoding DUF498 domain protein — protein MSPSSALSVGTMLSPFASYKLGYPPCNDHRAMHTTQSAWRRRNDAPQEPPPTDLNELNLLGNTSAPSTSVDVCMYDGFGLNSGITISGGSGALLVGGEAFSWRPWQGTGSMQLVNTKGQFDIPAEAFGLFDLLWPRPDLLIMGVGKTNRPLSPDTRRRITELGMRVEVLDTRNAAAQFNLLATERGVTDVAAALIPIGWKDGVGVA, from the exons ATGTCGCCAAGCTCAGCGCTTTCTGTCGGCACTATGCTGTCGCCATTTGCTTCGTATAAACTCGGCTACCCCCCTTGCAACGACCACAGGGCGATGCACACGACACAATCGGCctggcgacgacgcaacGATGCGCCTCAAGAACCCCCACCGACGGACTTGAACGAGTTGAACTTGCTGGGAAACACATCAGCCCCGTCGACTTCGGTGgatgtgtgcatgtacgacgGATTTGGACTCAACAGCGGCATCACAATCTCGGGCGGGAGCGGAGCGCTGCTGGTGGGTGGCGAGGCCTTTTCGTGGCGACCGTGGCAGGGGACGGGTTCCATGCAGCTAGTCAACACGAAGGGCCAGTTTGATATCCCCGCTGAGGCGTTTGGCTTGTTCGACCTGCTCTGGCCCCGACCAG ACCTGCTCATCATGGGTGTGGGCAAGACCAATCGACCACTAAGCCCGGACACGAGACGGCGCATTACCGAGCTCGGGATGAGGGTCGAGGTGTTGGATACAAGGAACGCTGCCGCGCAGTTCAACCTGCTGGCTACAGAGCGGGGCGTCACCGACGTTGCCGCGGCCTTGATACCCATCGGCTGGAAGGACGGTGTCGGAGTTGCGTGA
- a CDS encoding repressible alkaline phosphatase precursor: MVRADGENESSGANKELGIQASERSPLLPTTGPSPAHNDDDPVTNKISSTSRCNSRLGGACIFLWTLVATATFIVIAVWTQHSQQTSNEDFRSVKRNLVFMVSDGMGPASLSLTRSFRQHVDGLAEDSSLVLDKHFWGSSRTRSSNSLVTDSAAGATAFSCGRKSYNGAISMLPDLQPCGSVLEAAKRAGYMTGLVVTTDITDATPACFASHVQLRQLQDEIALQEVGHGVLGRSVDLMLGGGRCHFLPNTTSESCRMDELDVTMLAQDKYGWTYANSREEFDALKGGDNVSIPLLGLFASADIPFELDRKHMGDTYPSLSEMAKTAMRALERATANSDKGFFLMIEGSRIDHAGHINDPAAQVHEVLEYDKTFKAVIDFIGQSKTKGVLVATSDHETGGLATALQEPGHLPVYNWYPQVLANVSASCERLAAKLRRFVDKSPPSLSEADLKSWINSELVVPGLGISDATDDELTRLANDPDASVNTFAAILSLRSHIGWSTHGHTAVDVNIYSSGGPETEKIRGNVENTDVGKFLGHYLDVNVDEITEELREKMDKGSVTALDATSLEWGNGYHVAESMREWRVRLT, from the coding sequence ATGGTACGTGCAGACGGTGAAAATGAATCGTCTGGAGCTAACAAGGAGCTCGGTATTCAGGCTTCGGAGCGAAGCCCTCTGTTGCCCACGACGGGTCCTTCACCGGCTCACAATGACGATGACCCCGTCACCAACAAGATCAGCAGTACGAGCCGATGCAATTCACGTCTCGGTGGTGCTTGCATATTCCTCTGGACCCTCGTCGCCACTGCTACCTTCATCGTGATCGCCGTCTGGACTCAACACAGTCAGCAGACATCTAACGAGGACTTCCGATCGGTCAAGCGCAATCTTGTTTTCATGGTTTCGGATGGCATGGGGCCTGCCTCTCTCTCTTTGACACGTAGCTTCCGTCAGCATGTAGATGGACTAGCTGAGGACAGCAGCCTTGTCCTCGACAAGCACTTCTGGGGTTCGAGCCGGACCAGATCCAGCAACTCGTTGGTCACCGATAGCGCCGCGGGGGCCACCGCCTTTTCCTGCGGCAGGAAAAGCTACAATGGCGCCATCTCGATGTTACCGGACTTGCAACCATGCGGATCggtgctcgaggccgccaagAGGGCCGGATACATGACGGGCCTAGTGGTCACGACGGACATCACTGATGCTACTCCTGCATGCTTTGCCAGTCATGTTCAGCTACGTCAACTGCAGGACGAGATTGCATTGCAAGAGGTTGGCCACGGGGTACTGGGGCGCTCGGTGGACCTCATGCTTGGGGGTGGCCGCTGCCATTTTCTCCCCAACACCACGTCGGAAAGCTGCCGAATGGATGAACTCGATGTTACAATGCTAGCCCAGGACAAGTACGGCTGGACGTATGCTAACAGCCGCGAGGAATTTGATGCTCTCAAAGGTGGCGACAATGTCAGCATTCCCCTACTTGGACTCTTTGCTTCTGCAGATATTCCCTTCGAACTCGATAGGAAGCACATGGGCGATACTTATCCCAGCCTCAGTGAGATGGCCAAGACAGCGATGCGAGCGCTGGAGCGGGCTACCGCCAACAGCGACAAGGGCTTCTTCCTCATGATAGAAGGTAGCCGTATCGATCACGCTGGCCACATCAACGATCCTGCCGCTCAAGTTCATGAGGTTCTCGAATACGACAAGACGTTCAAGGCTGTCATCGACTTTATCGGCCAAAGCAAGACGAAGGGAGTCCTCGTGGCCACCAGTGATCATGAGACTGGCGGTCTTGCCACAGCGCTCCAGGAGCCCGGACACCTGCCAGTTTACAACTGGTACCCACAAGTCCTCGCCAATGTCTCGGCATCCTGTGAAAGGCTGGCGGCCAAGCTGCGACGCTTTGTTGACAAGTCACCTCCATCCTTGTCGGAAGCAGACCTGAAGTCTTGGATCAATAGTGAGTTGGTGGTCCCCGGCCTTGGCATCTCCGATGCCACAGACGACGAACTCACCCGTCTCGCCAACGACCCCGATGCTTCGGTCAATACATTTGCCGCCATTCTCTCACTTCGGTCACATATCGGCTGGAGTACGCATGGCCATACCGCCGTTGATGTCAATATTTACAGTTCTGGTGGCCCGGAGACGGAGAAGATCCGCGGCAACGTCGAGAACACTGATGTTGGCAAGTTCCTTGGCCACTACTTGGACGTGAATGTTGACGAAATCACGGAGGAGCTCCGGGAGAAGATGGACAAGGGCAGCGTCACTGCGCTTGATGCCACGTCACTAGAGTGGGGAAATGGTTACCATGTTGCGGAGAGCATGCGAGAGTGGCGCGTTCGCTTGACATAG